The Nostoc sp. PCC 7524 nucleotide sequence TATCAGATATAGAACAGCGTATTCAAAATAAGATTCACGATGGTTATAGACAATTATTTTTTATTCAGCAAGCAAAGGTTATGAGTAATTATGGAAAAATGAAATATAGCGTAGCTAACGAAGTTTTACCAAGATTAAAGAGAAATTATCCATTACTAGAAAAAACTGACTATCCTGGTAAAAATGAATCTATAACTCTTTATAAATTTTCACTAATAAAGAAGGAGTAATATGCCTTAATTGACTTACGGCACGATATGTTTTTCAAAAGTAAGAAATTCAAAAATCGCTTTAAAATGTTTTGATGGAATTTGACTAAGAAATTTTCTTCAGTACAATTTTGTCGGGAGCATATTATTTCCTGATTTTTGAGCATCACTAAGACCAAAAATAGCTAATTGCTAGTTTTAAACTCACCAGCAATTAGCTATTTTGTTACAGCTAGCAATTGACTTATTCCTAACCCAGTGCTTCTGCACCGCCAACAACTTCCAGGAGTTCCTGGGTAATAGCAGCTTGGCGGGCTTTGTTGTAAGACAATGATAGGGTCTTGATTAATTCACCGGCGTTGTCGCTGGCGTTGCTCATGGCTGTCATCCGTGCTGCTAGTTCACTAGCGGCAGATTCTTGCAATGCCCGTAAGAGTTGGTTACTCAAATACAATGGCAGCAAGGAATCCAGAATTTGTACTGGGTCTTGCTCAAAAATCATGTCACGGGGCAAAGGCCGAACTTGGCTAGTGACTGTCTGCCGTTCAACTTCAAATTGACCGCCACGGGTTGTTAGACGGAAGATTTCGTCATCGGCTGCTTCAAAACCTTGGGGGTCAAGAGGTAGCAGAGTTTGGATAACTGGACGAGAACTAACTAAAGAAACAAACCGAGTGTAGACTAACTCGATGCGGTCTACTTTTTCGGAGAGGAACAAAGACAGCAATTCGTCAGCAATCTTTGTTGCTTCTTCGGCAGTGGGAATTTGTTCTAAGCCACTGTAGGTAGCATCAACAGGTTGGTCGCGGCGTTGGAAATATTGGGTAGCTTTGCGTCCAACAATGACAAAGGTGTAATCTAAACCTTCGGCTTTGAGTTCCTTCGCGCGGTTTTCAGCGCGACGGATGACGTTGTTGTTGTAACCGCCACACAGACCTCTGTCACCGGAAATGACCAGCAACCCGACTGATTTAACTTCCCGTTTTTTCAGTAGGGGTAGGTCTACATCTTCAAACCGCAACCGGGTTTGCAAACCATACAAAACTTGTGCCAAGCGGTCAGCAAAGGGACGAGTGGCAATTACTTGTTCTTGGGCGCGACGTACTCTAGCCGCAGCCACCAGCCGCATAGCTTCTGTGATTTTTTTGGTATTTTTGACCGACTGAATGCGATCGCGTATTGATTTAAGGTTAGGCATATTCTTAAGTTCCGAGTCCTGAGTTCTGTTAGCGGTAGCGGGGCTTTTAGCCCGTCCTGAGTTACAGAATGTGCTGAATGCCAAGCTGGGGAGGAATTTTTTCGATCAGAGTTCACAAATAAATTTGCTTAACTCTTAACTCCTACTTTCACTCAGCACTCAGCACTCAATACTCAGCACTATACTAAGCTGTAGCTTTGAAGGTTTTTTTGTATTCGTCTAAAGCTGCCTTCAATGCTTTTTCTTCATCATCACCCAGTACCTTCTTAGACTGTACGTCTTGGAAGTAGGGGTTAGCGCCGGATTTCAAGTAATCTCTGAAACCTTTGGTGAAGGTGGTTACTTTATCTACAGGGATATCATCTAAGTAACCGTTAATACCAGCATAGAGAATTGCTACTTGTTCAGCTACGGACAGAGGTTGGTTTTGGGGCTGTTTCAGTAGTTCCCGCAAACGTTGACCCCGTGCCAATTGGTCTTGGGTAGCTTTATCTAGGTCGGAAGCAAATTGCGCGAAGGCTTGCAGGTCATCAAACTGTGCCAGTTCCAGTTTAATCTTACCGGCAACTTTCTTCATGGCTTTAGTTTGAGCCGCAGAACCTACACGGGATACAGAGATACCGGGGTTTACAGCCGGGCGTACACCAGCGTTGAACAAGTCAGAAGATAAGAAAATCTGACCGTCGGTGATGGAAATTACGTTGGTAGGAATGTATGCGGAAACGTCACCAGCTTGGGTTTCGATGATGGGTAGGGCGGTCATGCTACCTTTACCCAATTCGTCGCTGAGTTTAGCAGCACGTTCCAACAAGCGGGAGTGAATGTAGAATACGTCTCCGGGGTAAGCTTCCCGTCCGGGTGGACGACGCAGCAGCAAGGACATTTGGCGATAAGCTTGGGCTTGCTTGGACAAGTCGTCGTAGATTACTAGGGTA carries:
- a CDS encoding F0F1 ATP synthase subunit gamma → MPNLKSIRDRIQSVKNTKKITEAMRLVAAARVRRAQEQVIATRPFADRLAQVLYGLQTRLRFEDVDLPLLKKREVKSVGLLVISGDRGLCGGYNNNVIRRAENRAKELKAEGLDYTFVIVGRKATQYFQRRDQPVDATYSGLEQIPTAEEATKIADELLSLFLSEKVDRIELVYTRFVSLVSSRPVIQTLLPLDPQGFEAADDEIFRLTTRGGQFEVERQTVTSQVRPLPRDMIFEQDPVQILDSLLPLYLSNQLLRALQESAASELAARMTAMSNASDNAGELIKTLSLSYNKARQAAITQELLEVVGGAEALG